The window atttcgaataaataatgaattagtaacataattttttaatagaATTAGATGTTGAAATTATAAGACCAAGGGCAATAGGAAGATCAGAGCCTACTTTTTGCTTTTTTAAGGTCTAATACATGAATAACcctctgaatttgtttaaatttacAACTGTctccttcaattttcaaataatttatcttttaaatttattaaattgtaaaatataaccctaaattgctgacatgaactgcaattgaagaaatacgtgaaatacaaaattttCAACGCTCGTgaagtgtgataatcagatctttggcgtgatacgaatccggagaaacgtttttactgttgcttcaaatacgggataaaaaaaattccaatttagAGATATATTTTACCgttggacaagtttaagagacaatttgttacaattgaaagttgaatggggcagttgcaatattcTAACAAGTTCAtgagttatttgtgtattagaccAGTGTACGGTTGACTCATCAATTACTAGAGTTAAAACAGTCGAAACAGCAATCAATGTCGGAGACCAATTTTGAAAATTCATTCAACAGTTCACATTTGAATACCATAAACCCATTCATGGAAATCAAATTACTctcctcttctcttcttttctcttcttttcacTCTAATTTCTCCTCTTCTCTTCACAAATGGAGTATTTCTTGCTGTTCTGTTGCTTCTTCCTATCCGTACACGGCATTTCCTCCTTGAATTCAGAGGGTTCTGCACTTTTATCCCTTCTGCGCCACTGGAATTCCGTGCCCCCTTATGTAACTTCAACCTGGAATCCATCTGATCCTACACCTTGTTCTTGGTTAGGTATCAAATGTCATAATTCCTCATTTTCCCCAAATGTTATCAGTTTACAGCTCTCTGGTTTTGCAATTTCTGGCGAATTGGGATCTGAAATTTCAGAGTTAACGCATTTGCAGATACTTGATTTGAGTAACAATACTCTTTCTGGTGAGATTCCTGAATCTTTGGGTAAAAATTGTAGGCATCTTCAGTTTATTGATTTGTCCTTGAATGCCTTCACTGGTGGAATTCCTGATTCTTTCAAGTTTCTGCGGAGATTGAGAGTCTTGAGTTTGTATTCTAATTCACTCTCTGGTATGATTCCTGAATCTTTGTTTAGGGTTTCGAGTTTAGAGTATGTTTATTTGAATAATAACAATTTTAGCGGTTCAATTTCTGATAATGTTGGTGATTTGAATCGAGTTTTGGAGTTATGGTTGTATGGAAATAGATTATCTGGTTCAATTCCTGATTCTATTGGTAAATGTAGTAAGCTGCAGACATTGTATTTGAATGAAAACCTCTTAGAAGGGTCTTTGCCGAATTCTGTCACGGAACTGAAATCCCTTGTTTACTTGTACCTTCATCATAACAATTTCCATGGTAGAATCCCTTTCGGGTTCGGAAATTGTAAGAATTTGAGTGTTTTAGATCTGTCATTCAATGGTTTCAATGGAGGTATTCCATCAGATTTGGGGAATTCTAGCAGCTTAACTGAAATAGTCATTGTTGATAGCAACTTAACAGGCATTATACCCTCTTCACTTGGCCTGTTAACACAACTTTCTGCTCTTGATCTATCCGAAAATCGATTTTCGGGGAGAATTCCTCCTGAACTTGGGAAATGTAGGTCCTTAACAAGCTTGAAGTTGTACAGAAACCAGTTAGAGGGAGAGATTCCAGGCGAATTGGGAATGCTGACTAAGTTACAAGATCTTGAATTGTTTACTAATCATTTGCGTGGTGAGATTCCGATTAGTATTTGGAAAATTCCGAGCCTCGAGTACTTGCTAGTGTATAACAATAGTCTTTCTGGTGAACTGCCGCAGGAGATGACTGAGCTCAAGCAACTAAAGAATGTTTCGTTGTTTGACAATCGATTTTCTGGTGTCATACCTCAAGGTTTAGGGATCAACAGCAGCTTATTGCAGCTTGATTTCACTAATAATAAGTTCACAGGCGAGATTCCACCGAATCTATGCTCGGGGAAGCAATTAAGGGTTCTAAATATGGGTCATAATCGACTCGGAGGCAGCATTCCTTCTGATGTTGGACAGTGTCCAGCACTATGGAGGTTGATCTTCAAGGGGAACAACCTTACAGGGCCTCTTCCCGAGTTTGCAGAGACTCCACGCCTCGAACACATAGATATCAGTGAAAATACTATTTCGGGTTCGCTTCCACGTAGCTTGGGTAACTCTACCAGTCTCACTTACATTGATTTTTCAATGAACAAATTCTCGGGGTTTATACCCCCGGAGCTTGGTAAGCTTGTAAAGCTCGAGTTCTTTGATCTTTCGCATAACCAACTGAAAGGTCCTTTGCCGTCTCAGCTGTCAA is drawn from Euphorbia lathyris chromosome 9, ddEupLath1.1, whole genome shotgun sequence and contains these coding sequences:
- the LOC136206740 gene encoding receptor-like protein kinase isoform X1; the encoded protein is MEYFLLFCCFFLSVHGISSLNSEGSALLSLLRHWNSVPPYVTSTWNPSDPTPCSWLGIKCHNSSFSPNVISLQLSGFAISGELGSEISELTHLQILDLSNNTLSGEIPESLGKNCRHLQFIDLSLNAFTGGIPDSFKFLRRLRVLSLYSNSLSGMIPESLFRVSSLEYVYLNNNNFSGSISDNVGDLNRVLELWLYGNRLSGSIPDSIGKCSKLQTLYLNENLLEGSLPNSVTELKSLVYLYLHHNNFHGRIPFGFGNCKNLSVLDLSFNGFNGGIPSDLGNSSSLTEIVIVDSNLTGIIPSSLGLLTQLSALDLSENRFSGRIPPELGKCRSLTSLKLYRNQLEGEIPGELGMLTKLQDLELFTNHLRGEIPISIWKIPSLEYLLVYNNSLSGELPQEMTELKQLKNVSLFDNRFSGVIPQGLGINSSLLQLDFTNNKFTGEIPPNLCSGKQLRVLNMGHNRLGGSIPSDVGQCPALWRLIFKGNNLTGPLPEFAETPRLEHIDISENTISGSLPRSLGNSTSLTYIDFSMNKFSGFIPPELGKLVKLEFFDLSHNQLKGPLPSQLSNCFKLGYFDVGFNSLNGSIPSSLKNWTKLYTLSLQENRFTGGIPAFLSEFEMLTELQMGGNLLRGEIPSSIGSLQSLQYALNLSSNQLTGEIPSSLGDLIKLEQLDISNNNLTGSLATLNRIRTLFLINISQNHFTGPIPGEMMNLLKSSPSSFFGNPGLCVECTLKCTENEHFKSCASQFGPRKGLGRVDIAMIALVSVVAVFILVFACVFAFHQRQKKDTEIASAEEGPASLLSKVMEATENLNDSYIIGRGCHGTVYKAALNEDGLFAVKRIAFSDHKGGNKSMIREIKTIGKIRHRNLIRLEQFWLRKDYGLILYTYMENGSLHDVLHGFVQSAGLEWNVRYRIAIGTANALAYLHYDCDPPVVHRDIKPENILLDSDMEPHISDFGIAKLLEHQCSASENSTVVMGTTGYIAPENAFTSTKSKESDVYSYGVVLLEVITRKKALDSSFPDGIDIVEWCRSVWFNRQDICDIVDPGLAEEFYDYNTMVHVSNVFLLALRCTQTEPSRRPTMRDVVKQLLSQNEATNKPLRVCSTS